A genomic segment from Vicinamibacterales bacterium encodes:
- a CDS encoding dTDP-4-dehydrorhamnose 3,5-epimerase family protein, which translates to MKFTELALQGVWLIEPVVFSDQRGGFRRHFCTEEFAAHGLAPTVAQGNISENVQSGTLRGFHYQVGRYAESKTISCMSGGIYDVVVDLRQTSPTFMQWVSVKISADDRRSLYVPAGCANAWLTTVANTVLHYYMSEMFSPESARGFRYNDPAFKVNWPTEPVVISERDRTFPDFDPASLE; encoded by the coding sequence ATGAAGTTCACTGAGTTGGCACTGCAGGGGGTGTGGCTTATTGAGCCGGTGGTCTTTTCTGACCAACGAGGTGGCTTTCGTCGTCACTTCTGTACCGAGGAGTTTGCGGCACATGGTCTTGCACCAACTGTTGCTCAGGGCAATATTTCGGAGAATGTTCAAAGTGGTACGCTTCGGGGCTTTCACTACCAGGTGGGCCGATACGCAGAATCCAAGACTATTTCGTGTATGTCCGGTGGGATTTATGACGTAGTCGTCGATCTACGGCAAACCTCACCGACTTTCATGCAATGGGTCTCGGTAAAGATTTCAGCTGATGACCGTCGAAGCCTTTATGTGCCAGCTGGGTGCGCCAACGCTTGGTTGACGACTGTCGCGAACACCGTGCTTCACTATTACATGAGCGAAATGTTTTCTCCAGAGTCAGCGCGGGGCTTCCGTTACAACGATCCTGCGTTCAAGGTGAACTGGCCAACAGAACCAGTCGTGATCTCGGAACGGGATCGAACTTTTCCTGATTTTGATCCAGCGTCGCTCGAATAG
- a CDS encoding NAD(P)-dependent oxidoreductase encodes MRVLLTGGTGFIGSRVLPLLREHEVLCLSRDPAKLPRRHGMEAITADLGRDGDWINETIRFQPEWCLHLAWEGLPDYSLERCRTNLDAGLRLIGAVARSGVRRMVVAGTCAEYGRASGAVSEESVPVDRGFCAATKHAQLNVLETVARDAAFNYQWVRIFFVYGPGQMQGSLIPSLRASYASGQKASIRTPNAFRDFVHVDDVASAFVSLVSSDIPSGVFNVGSGQPTSVGHVANLAAEYYDMPRPITHPLVECPLGGDGFWADTRRLCAATGWRARIGIKEGVVKTLEALDGK; translated from the coding sequence ATGCGCGTATTGTTGACTGGCGGCACCGGTTTTATCGGGAGCCGCGTACTTCCTCTTTTAAGGGAGCACGAAGTGCTTTGCCTCTCCCGAGATCCAGCTAAGTTGCCTCGGCGTCATGGGATGGAAGCGATCACAGCCGATTTGGGGAGGGACGGTGACTGGATTAACGAGACCATAAGGTTTCAACCCGAGTGGTGTCTCCATCTGGCGTGGGAAGGGTTACCGGACTATTCGCTTGAAAGGTGCCGCACGAATTTGGATGCTGGCCTTCGGCTTATCGGCGCTGTGGCGCGATCGGGCGTACGGCGAATGGTCGTTGCAGGAACCTGTGCAGAATATGGTCGCGCTTCTGGAGCTGTCTCCGAAGAAAGCGTTCCAGTTGATCGGGGCTTCTGTGCAGCAACGAAGCACGCGCAGTTGAACGTGCTGGAAACGGTCGCTCGTGATGCGGCGTTTAATTATCAATGGGTCCGGATTTTCTTTGTCTATGGACCCGGGCAGATGCAGGGTTCACTAATTCCCTCTCTTCGGGCATCTTATGCCTCCGGACAAAAGGCAAGTATTCGTACACCGAACGCCTTTAGGGACTTTGTTCACGTTGACGACGTAGCCTCTGCTTTCGTGTCGCTGGTCTCTTCAGACATACCCTCTGGGGTCTTTAATGTCGGAAGTGGCCAACCAACGAGTGTCGGCCACGTCGCAAACTTGGCTGCGGAGTACTACGACATGCCACGTCCGATCACACATCCTCTAGTCGAATGCCCTCTTGGTGGTGACGGATTCTGGGCAGATACACGTAGGCTCTGTGCAGCAACCGGTTGGCGTGCACGCATCGGCATCAAGGAAGGGGTCGTGAAGACTCTGGAGGCTCTGGACGGCAAGTGA
- a CDS encoding glycosyltransferase family A protein, whose translation MTFPLVSICVPTIGRVEYLSAALQSLREQTYENYEVIVLDNASGPEAQAVITGFVANNSNARILRVNERVPMFANFNRGIRAAVGEYVVFFHDDDHYDPRFLDFHVAVLEANPQAAFAGSNWNMIDGEGRLTVRRRLIKKTGTWSGRDFIERLVRRGRSELATPALVFRREVVKTSGFDERCPIHWGDFTILMRIAEQWDVAVVAESLFSWRSHEQNSSRMAFSQSIPLRTSVLRDYCSEFAVRHPEDLEFLNRLKSLVDRGHSRGLLWGWLVASNDAESRTCRHLLEEASCPMTVGLLRLLESVGLTVTSRRSLVPAARHVINLIGI comes from the coding sequence GTGACTTTTCCCCTAGTATCAATTTGTGTTCCCACGATCGGACGTGTCGAGTATCTGAGTGCCGCTCTGCAATCTCTCCGAGAGCAGACTTACGAGAACTACGAAGTGATTGTTCTAGATAATGCGAGTGGGCCCGAAGCCCAGGCGGTAATAACTGGATTCGTTGCGAACAATTCAAATGCGCGAATCTTGAGGGTTAACGAGCGCGTGCCGATGTTCGCAAATTTTAATCGCGGCATCCGCGCCGCGGTTGGTGAATATGTCGTTTTTTTCCATGATGATGACCACTACGATCCAAGATTCCTGGATTTCCACGTTGCAGTGCTTGAAGCTAATCCACAGGCGGCATTCGCTGGTAGTAACTGGAATATGATCGACGGTGAGGGACGACTGACCGTTCGTCGTCGATTGATTAAGAAAACCGGGACTTGGAGTGGCAGAGACTTCATTGAGCGGCTAGTTCGCAGAGGAAGGTCTGAACTGGCGACACCAGCCCTTGTATTCCGCCGGGAAGTGGTGAAGACGTCTGGCTTTGATGAGCGCTGCCCAATCCACTGGGGTGATTTCACGATCCTAATGCGGATTGCTGAGCAGTGGGATGTTGCCGTGGTGGCCGAATCGCTCTTTTCGTGGAGGTCGCACGAACAGAATTCTTCAAGGATGGCCTTCAGTCAAAGTATTCCTCTCCGAACCAGTGTGCTACGCGATTACTGCTCGGAATTCGCCGTACGACATCCTGAGGACTTGGAGTTCTTAAATCGATTAAAAAGTCTTGTGGACCGCGGACACAGTCGAGGTTTGTTGTGGGGTTGGCTTGTGGCTTCTAATGACGCGGAGTCTCGTACGTGCCGTCATCTCTTGGAGGAGGCGTCCTGTCCGATGACCGTAGGGCTTTTGAGGCTGCTGGAATCAGTTGGCTTGACGGTAACTTCCCGACGGTCACTTGTTCCAGCGGCGCGTCATGTTATTAACTTGATCGGCATCTAA
- the gmd gene encoding GDP-mannose 4,6-dehydratase, protein MSKRAIITGITGQDGSYLAELLLDKGYEVVGVVRRSSTPNLWRIEHLLDRVQLRTADLLDQLSMIRVIEEVRPHEFYNLAAMSFVPASWDQPMLTGEFNALGVTRILDAIRQVDTSIRFYQASSSEMFGKVRDVPQTEATPFYPRSPYGVAKAFGHHITVNYRESYDLFAVSGILFNHESPRRGLEFVTRKVSDGVARVKHGLIDSLLLGNLDARRDWGFAGDYVRAMWMMLQCDRPDDYVIATGTSHSVRDLVRLAFSHVGLEWEEWVRVDPNLLRPAEVDHLVGDASKARQNINWSPTVDFEHLVGRMVDADMERVTR, encoded by the coding sequence ATGTCCAAGCGAGCGATCATTACTGGCATCACTGGCCAAGACGGCTCCTACTTAGCTGAGTTGCTTTTAGACAAGGGCTACGAAGTTGTCGGAGTGGTTCGCCGTTCTAGTACGCCAAATTTATGGCGTATAGAACACCTGCTCGACAGGGTTCAGCTGCGAACGGCCGACCTCCTTGATCAACTCTCGATGATTCGTGTCATTGAGGAGGTGCGGCCACACGAATTCTACAATCTGGCGGCGATGTCGTTCGTACCAGCATCGTGGGACCAGCCGATGCTTACGGGTGAATTTAATGCTCTTGGGGTAACAAGGATCTTGGATGCAATTCGTCAGGTTGACACCTCAATTCGGTTCTATCAAGCCTCCTCTAGCGAAATGTTTGGGAAGGTGCGTGATGTGCCACAGACCGAGGCGACGCCATTCTATCCAAGAAGTCCGTACGGTGTTGCCAAGGCGTTCGGACACCACATCACGGTAAATTATCGTGAGAGTTATGATCTATTTGCCGTTTCAGGGATTCTCTTTAATCATGAGTCACCACGGCGAGGTCTGGAATTCGTCACCCGTAAAGTGAGTGATGGAGTAGCTAGAGTCAAGCATGGTCTTATCGACTCACTGTTGCTTGGTAACCTCGATGCACGCCGTGATTGGGGCTTTGCGGGTGACTACGTTCGCGCGATGTGGATGATGTTGCAGTGCGATCGACCGGATGATTACGTTATCGCTACTGGTACAAGTCACTCGGTCAGAGACTTGGTGCGGCTTGCGTTCAGCCACGTAGGACTTGAGTGGGAAGAGTGGGTTCGTGTCGATCCAAATCTATTGCGCCCTGCGGAAGTCGACCATCTAGTCGGGGACGCCTCGAAAGCTCGACAGAACATCAATTGGTCGCCAACGGTAGATTTCGAACATTTGGTCGGCCGAATGGTTGACGCCGATATGGAGCGAGTGACACGCTAG
- a CDS encoding class I SAM-dependent methyltransferase produces MTGHTKRQTCRVCGGTQLTKFLSLGPTPLANAFLRSTDEFPAEQSYPLDVYRCEGCSLVQLLDLIDPGTLFSHYIYVTGTSETVAEHNRTYSKTIVELLKLQPGNLVVEVASNDGSLLKCFEPYGMKTLGIEPAENISELARSQGVETLTRFFNEATGREVQETYGAAHVVIANNVLAHVDDTPDFLEGCKHVLKPDGLIVIEAPYLRDLLDRLEYDTIYHEHLCYFSVTTLMRLCDRVGLSIRRVEHVPLHGGSLRVYLGRQEVQGGHADTVLDYAAAETEAGFENMDRYERFAVDVALNRQAIRRLLEKLKSDGKVVAGYGAPAKGNTLLNYCGIDTQLVSFTVDQNPMKIGHYTPGTHLPVLPVEALREREADFAFVLAWNFEEEIRRQQRDYAEAGGRFIIPIPEPRVV; encoded by the coding sequence GTGACTGGTCATACTAAGCGTCAGACGTGTCGAGTGTGTGGCGGCACCCAACTGACTAAATTTCTTTCTTTGGGGCCGACACCACTCGCAAATGCTTTCTTGCGTTCAACTGATGAATTTCCAGCGGAACAGTCCTATCCTCTTGATGTCTACCGTTGCGAGGGGTGCTCACTAGTACAACTGCTAGATCTTATCGATCCGGGAACGCTGTTTAGCCATTACATCTATGTCACGGGAACTTCAGAAACCGTGGCAGAGCATAATCGTACTTACTCCAAAACCATTGTCGAACTTCTCAAATTACAACCTGGGAACTTGGTTGTTGAGGTAGCGAGTAATGATGGGAGCCTCCTGAAATGCTTTGAGCCATATGGAATGAAGACACTTGGTATCGAGCCTGCTGAGAACATCTCAGAATTGGCCCGCTCACAAGGAGTCGAAACACTGACGCGGTTCTTCAATGAAGCTACCGGTCGTGAGGTGCAGGAGACATACGGTGCAGCTCATGTGGTTATTGCAAACAACGTCTTAGCGCATGTGGATGACACGCCAGATTTTCTGGAAGGGTGTAAGCACGTTCTCAAACCAGACGGACTCATTGTTATCGAAGCGCCTTATCTTCGAGATCTATTGGATCGTCTGGAGTACGACACGATTTATCATGAGCATCTGTGCTACTTCTCTGTAACAACGTTGATGCGTTTGTGCGACCGCGTTGGCCTATCCATTAGGCGAGTTGAGCATGTACCGCTTCATGGAGGGTCGTTGCGGGTGTATCTGGGTAGACAAGAGGTTCAAGGGGGTCATGCAGATACCGTTCTTGATTATGCTGCGGCGGAGACCGAAGCAGGGTTCGAAAACATGGACCGCTATGAACGATTTGCAGTTGACGTAGCTTTGAATCGACAGGCTATTCGCCGTCTACTAGAAAAGCTCAAATCTGATGGCAAGGTGGTTGCGGGCTATGGTGCGCCGGCGAAAGGGAACACCCTACTTAACTACTGCGGCATTGACACTCAACTCGTGTCGTTCACGGTTGATCAAAACCCCATGAAGATTGGCCACTATACTCCAGGCACGCACCTGCCAGTGCTTCCGGTGGAGGCCCTCCGTGAACGTGAAGCTGATTTTGCGTTCGTCCTCGCGTGGAACTTCGAAGAGGAAATCAGGCGACAACAGCGCGACTATGCCGAGGCTGGTGGTCGGTTTATCATTCCTATTCCTGAGCCAAGGGTCGTTTGA
- a CDS encoding nuclear transport factor 2 family protein — translation MVAHPHLDLLHSRYRARSKGDQEALNGIIADNVVWHVAGKSQVSGDYRGPEAVFGLFARMEVLVGGTLSVEDQDFFTSDERTVVLFKMTSTRGNKTLTANCCEVARWHDGQITEAWVFTSDQYGFDEFWSSGWFSEAADGVWARRVKL, via the coding sequence ATGGTCGCTCATCCACACCTAGATTTACTTCATAGCAGATATCGGGCTCGTTCCAAGGGTGACCAGGAAGCCTTGAACGGCATTATTGCGGACAATGTGGTGTGGCACGTTGCTGGTAAGAGTCAGGTCTCAGGTGACTATCGAGGACCTGAAGCCGTGTTTGGGCTCTTTGCTAGGATGGAAGTTCTTGTCGGCGGGACACTGAGTGTCGAAGATCAGGACTTTTTCACGAGTGACGAACGAACCGTCGTTCTTTTCAAGATGACTTCGACTCGAGGAAACAAAACACTAACCGCCAACTGTTGTGAGGTAGCTCGTTGGCACGATGGTCAGATTACCGAGGCGTGGGTTTTCACGTCTGACCAATACGGATTCGACGAATTCTGGTCTTCAGGATGGTTCAGCGAGGCAGCAGACGGAGTGTGGGCTCGCCGTGTGAAATTGTAA
- a CDS encoding winged helix-turn-helix transcriptional regulator, translated as MGAYGVAHGEVIVDPEARRDLEALEAIAENSRITQRGLSTKLGIALGLANLYVKRLVRKGYVKCVNFKPNRILYVLTPTGIAEKTRLTYEFMDYSMFLYGQVRQHLRSVLQPFTEGQRRRVAIYGTGEAAELAYLSLTELGMELVAIFNGVGADKFLGMPVQDIREQHSVDYDLIIVATLEQPDAMVEGLLGYGVPREKIVMFQN; from the coding sequence ATGGGCGCTTATGGTGTAGCTCATGGGGAGGTCATTGTGGATCCTGAGGCGCGCCGCGACCTCGAGGCACTCGAAGCCATTGCGGAGAATTCGCGAATTACCCAGCGTGGTTTGTCAACCAAACTAGGGATTGCCCTAGGCCTGGCTAATCTTTACGTGAAGCGTTTGGTCCGCAAGGGTTATGTCAAGTGCGTCAACTTCAAACCGAATCGGATTTTGTACGTGCTGACTCCGACTGGCATTGCTGAAAAGACGCGACTCACATATGAGTTCATGGACTATTCGATGTTCTTGTATGGCCAGGTACGGCAACACCTGCGGTCGGTTTTACAGCCGTTTACGGAAGGTCAGCGCAGGCGCGTTGCCATCTACGGCACTGGCGAAGCGGCAGAACTAGCGTATTTGTCACTAACCGAATTAGGCATGGAACTCGTAGCAATATTTAATGGTGTGGGCGCCGACAAGTTCTTAGGAATGCCGGTACAAGACATTCGTGAACAGCACAGCGTTGATTATGACCTGATAATTGTTGCGACACTAGAGCAGCCTGATGCCATGGTTGAGGGTCTGCTCGGCTATGGTGTACCACGCGAAAAGATCGTGATGTTTCAAAATTGA